One part of the Streptomyces ferrugineus genome encodes these proteins:
- the lysS gene encoding lysine--tRNA ligase, with the protein MPIVAQSTETTDWVSRFADEVIEESERRAPGKPVVVASGLSPSGPIHLGNLREVMTPHLVADEIRRRGYQVRHLISWDDYDRYRKVPKGIAGVSEESHAQHIGKPLTSVPAPQGSSYPNWAEHFKAAMVESLAELGVEFDGISQTAQYTSGVYREQILHAMKHRGDIDAVLAQYRTKPKGGAKKSQKPVDEAELEAAEGSGAAGEDDGSSGSAGYFPYKPYCGNCEKDLTTVTSYIDDTTELSYTCNECGFSETVRLNEFNRGKLVWKVDWPMRWAYEGVVFEPSGVDHSSPGSSFQVGGQIVGIFGGKQPIGPMYAFVGISGMAKMSSSRGGVPTPADALKIMEPQLLRWLYARRRPNQSFKIAFDQEIQRLYDEWDKLDGKVADGSALPADVAAHSRAVRTAGGELPRTARPLPYRTLASVADITAGHEDQALRILSELDPENPLGALDEARPRYDKAEAWINTQVPADQRTVVRDEPDAELLKSLDEASQQSLRLLLDGLESHWSLDGLTHLVYGVPKVQAGFSADATPKELPAEIKTAQRAFFALLYHLLVGRDTGPRLPTLLLAVGQDRVRALLGE; encoded by the coding sequence GTGCCGATCGTGGCTCAGAGCACCGAGACCACCGACTGGGTCTCCCGTTTCGCGGATGAGGTCATCGAGGAGTCGGAGCGTCGGGCCCCGGGCAAACCGGTCGTCGTCGCGTCGGGCCTCTCCCCGTCCGGCCCCATCCACCTGGGCAACCTGCGCGAGGTCATGACGCCGCACCTCGTCGCCGACGAGATCAGGCGGCGCGGGTATCAGGTCCGGCATCTGATCTCCTGGGACGACTACGACCGGTACCGCAAGGTGCCCAAGGGCATCGCCGGCGTCTCCGAGGAGTCCCACGCCCAGCACATCGGCAAGCCGCTGACCTCCGTGCCGGCGCCGCAGGGGTCGTCATATCCGAACTGGGCCGAGCACTTCAAGGCGGCGATGGTCGAATCGCTCGCCGAGCTCGGCGTGGAGTTCGACGGGATCAGCCAGACCGCTCAGTACACCTCCGGTGTGTACCGCGAGCAGATCCTGCACGCCATGAAGCACCGCGGCGACATCGACGCCGTACTCGCCCAGTACCGCACCAAGCCCAAGGGCGGCGCCAAGAAGTCGCAGAAGCCGGTCGACGAGGCCGAGCTGGAGGCCGCCGAGGGGTCGGGGGCGGCCGGCGAGGACGACGGCAGCTCCGGCTCCGCCGGGTACTTCCCGTACAAGCCCTACTGCGGCAACTGCGAGAAGGACCTCACCACCGTCACCTCGTACATCGACGACACCACCGAGCTGTCGTACACCTGCAACGAGTGCGGCTTCTCGGAGACCGTCCGGCTGAACGAGTTCAACCGCGGCAAGCTGGTCTGGAAGGTCGACTGGCCCATGCGGTGGGCCTACGAGGGGGTCGTGTTCGAGCCGAGCGGCGTCGATCATTCCTCCCCCGGGTCCTCCTTCCAGGTCGGGGGCCAGATCGTCGGGATCTTCGGCGGCAAGCAGCCCATCGGGCCCATGTACGCCTTCGTGGGGATCTCCGGGATGGCGAAGATGTCGTCCTCGCGGGGCGGGGTGCCCACCCCCGCCGACGCCCTGAAGATCATGGAGCCGCAGCTCCTGCGGTGGCTCTATGCCCGGCGCAGGCCCAACCAGTCCTTCAAGATCGCCTTCGATCAGGAGATCCAGCGGCTGTACGACGAGTGGGACAAGCTCGACGGGAAGGTGGCGGACGGGTCCGCCCTGCCCGCCGATGTCGCCGCGCACTCGCGCGCGGTGCGCACCGCCGGCGGTGAGCTGCCGCGTACCGCGCGCCCGCTGCCGTACCGGACCCTCGCCTCGGTCGCCGACATCACCGCCGGGCACGAGGACCAGGCGCTGCGGATCCTCTCCGAACTCGACCCGGAGAACCCGCTGGGGGCGCTGGACGAGGCCCGGCCGCGGTACGACAAGGCCGAGGCCTGGATCAACACCCAGGTCCCCGCCGACCAGCGGACCGTCGTGCGCGACGAGCCCGACGCCGAGCTGCTGAAGTCCCTCGACGAGGCCTCCCAGCAGTCGCTGCGGCTGCTGCTCGACGGGCTGGAGTCGCACTGGTCGCTGGACGGGCTGACCCACCTCGTGTACGGCGTGCCCAAGGTGCAGGCCGGGTTCTCCGCGGACGCCACTCCCAAGGAGCTGCCGGCCGAGATCAAGACCGCTCAGCGGGCGTTCTTCGCGCTGCTGTACCACCTGCTGGTGGGGCGGGACACGGGGCCGCGGCTGCCCACGCTGCTGCTCGCGGTGGGGCAGGACCGGGTGCGGGCCCTGCTCGGGGAGTAG
- a CDS encoding DUF2637 domain-containing protein — protein MHRVLIGVVVFGAVIIAGIGFAGSYAAVRELAIQKGFGNFSYVFPIGIDAGICVLLALDLLLTWIRIPFPLLRQTAWLLTAATIAFNGAAAWPDPLGVGMHAVIPVLFVVAVEAARHAIGRIADITADKHMEGVRLTRWLLSPVPTFLLWRRMKLWELRSYDQVIKLEQERLVYQARLRSRFGRAWRRKAPVESLMPLRLAKYGVPLADTAPAGLAAAGIEPALLPPVAKQALDGAAMAEAAPAAGVAHTAGAVDPAPAAPPGEQRRELAGTPDAEQPDYVQDWFNTPRQVEYQGDYNPQYDTQDHYEQWYQEQLQAEQYQEQYQVEPPVQEPSPEDTGTFPIPVAGNRTRQLGEGGGPPEAPEPDEEAYYQVFKQSINGSLPTPREFSDNVEASFGRSVPDADAKRMVNRFSNRFNAELEEDHIA, from the coding sequence ATGCACCGCGTTCTCATCGGCGTGGTCGTGTTCGGCGCCGTGATCATCGCCGGCATCGGCTTCGCCGGTTCGTACGCGGCCGTCCGCGAGCTGGCCATCCAAAAGGGCTTCGGGAACTTCAGCTATGTGTTCCCGATAGGCATCGACGCGGGCATCTGCGTCCTGCTCGCCCTCGATCTGCTCCTGACCTGGATCCGCATCCCGTTCCCCCTCCTGCGCCAGACGGCCTGGCTGCTGACGGCCGCGACGATCGCCTTCAACGGCGCGGCGGCCTGGCCGGACCCGCTGGGCGTCGGCATGCACGCGGTGATCCCGGTGCTGTTCGTGGTGGCGGTGGAAGCGGCCCGCCACGCGATCGGCCGCATAGCGGACATCACGGCCGACAAGCACATGGAGGGCGTCCGCCTCACCCGCTGGCTCCTCTCCCCCGTCCCGACGTTCCTCCTGTGGCGCCGCATGAAGCTGTGGGAACTGCGCTCCTACGACCAGGTCATCAAGCTGGAGCAGGAGCGCCTGGTCTACCAGGCCCGCCTGCGCTCCCGCTTCGGCCGGGCGTGGCGCCGAAAGGCCCCGGTGGAGTCCCTGATGCCACTGCGCCTGGCCAAGTACGGCGTCCCCCTGGCGGACACGGCTCCGGCGGGCCTGGCGGCGGCGGGCATCGAACCGGCGCTGCTGCCGCCGGTGGCCAAGCAGGCGTTGGACGGGGCGGCGATGGCGGAGGCGGCGCCCGCGGCGGGCGTGGCGCACACGGCCGGCGCGGTCGATCCCGCTCCGGCGGCACCTCCCGGCGAGCAGCGCCGGGAGTTGGCCGGCACCCCTGACGCCGAGCAGCCGGACTACGTACAGGACTGGTTCAACACTCCCCGGCAGGTCGAGTACCAGGGCGACTACAACCCCCAGTACGACACCCAGGACCACTACGAGCAGTGGTACCAGGAGCAGCTCCAGGCCGAGCAGTACCAGGAGCAGTACCAGGTGGAACCCCCCGTCCAGGAACCCTCCCCGGAGGACACCGGCACCTTCCCGATCCCGGTGGCCGGCAACCGCACCCGCCAGCTCGGCGAGGGCGGCGGCCCCCCGGAGGCCCCGGAGCCGGACGAGGAGGCGTACTACCAGGTCTTCAAGCAGTCGATCAACGGGAGCCTGCCCACGCCGCGCGAGTTCAGCGACAACGTGGAGGCGTCGTTCGGCCGCTCCGTTCCGGACGCCGACGCCAAGCGCATGGTGAACCGCTTCTCCAACCGCTTCAACGCGGAACTCGAAGAGGACCACATCGCATAA
- a CDS encoding DUF3558 domain-containing protein, translated as MQRKAYVSGVAALLAALLAGCTGSSDSGGATDDSNPDDSGTAAAPAEPGRYRTLPEPCGVVGEDTLDSLLPGIQEITDREQREKAYEGTPTLTYDTDRKVGCRWKVESADATDHLFVDFERVVSYDTTVSDDSEAERLFATRQEAADLPVPASSDSAETDGAETGGEDSPSADPNAGPSGPPSPSASNSASPSVSSSTSPSAPSANGATPAELQPRVLDELGDEAYLDDALSSSGSTAQQRKVTVAFRTSNVIVTIEYEEQPATVGTVPDSEEMQDRAQKLAAQLADALAD; from the coding sequence GTGCAGCGGAAGGCGTACGTATCCGGCGTCGCCGCCCTCCTCGCGGCGCTGCTGGCCGGCTGCACCGGCAGCTCCGACAGCGGCGGCGCGACCGACGACTCCAACCCCGATGACTCCGGTACGGCGGCGGCACCGGCCGAACCCGGCCGGTACCGCACCCTGCCCGAACCGTGCGGCGTGGTCGGCGAGGACACCCTCGACTCGCTGCTGCCCGGCATCCAGGAGATCACCGACAGGGAGCAGCGCGAGAAGGCGTACGAGGGCACTCCGACGCTCACCTATGACACCGACCGCAAGGTCGGCTGCCGTTGGAAGGTCGAGTCGGCCGACGCCACGGACCACCTCTTCGTCGACTTCGAGCGCGTGGTGTCGTACGACACCACGGTCAGCGACGACAGCGAGGCGGAGCGGCTCTTCGCGACCAGGCAGGAGGCGGCGGACCTCCCCGTGCCGGCGAGTTCGGACAGCGCGGAGACCGACGGCGCGGAGACGGGCGGCGAGGACTCCCCGTCCGCCGATCCGAACGCCGGCCCGAGCGGTCCGCCCTCCCCCTCGGCCTCGAACTCCGCGTCCCCGTCGGTGTCGTCCTCCACCTCTCCCTCCGCCCCCTCCGCCAACGGCGCGACCCCCGCCGAACTCCAGCCCCGCGTCCTCGACGAACTCGGCGACGAGGCGTACCTCGACGACGCGCTCAGCAGCTCCGGTTCGACGGCTCAGCAGCGCAAGGTGACTGTGGCGTTCCGCACGTCCAACGTGATCGTGACGATCGAGTACGAGGAGCAGCCGGCCACCGTCGGCACGGTCCCGGACAGCGAGGAAATGCAGGACAGGGCCCAGAAACTGGCCGCACAACTGGCGGACGCGCTGGCGGACTAG
- the argS gene encoding arginine--tRNA ligase, which translates to MAPVTSLSDSVNKQLADALASALPEADGVDPLLRRSDRADFQANGILALAKKAKANPRDLATQVVSQVVTGDVIKDIEVSGPGFLNVTITDKSITENLAARYADPDRLGVPQAERPGTTVIDYAQPNVAKEMHVGHLRSAVIGDSAAQLLEFTGETVVRRHHIGDWGTQFGMLIQYLDEHPHELDHKEGEDLQQSGQAAMSNLDRLYKAARRKFDADEEFKTRARRRVVDLQSGDPHTLATWQKFVDESKIYFFSVFEKLDMEIRDPDIVGESGYNDMLAETCRLLEESGVAVRSEGALCVFFDDIKGPDGNPVPLIVQKSDGGYGYAATDLSAIRDRVFNLKANRLVYVVDARQSLHFKMVFETARRAGWLGDVWLDDDVKAYQLAFGTVLGKDGKPFKTREGETVRLVDLLDEAIDRATAVVREKDTLGQLSEEEIAERGAQVGIGAVKYADLSTSANRDYKFDLDQMVSLNGDTSVYLQYAYARIQSILRKAGDVRPAAHPELELHPAERALGLHVDGFAETVAEAAAEYAPHKMAAYLYQLASLYTSFYDKCPVLKAETAEQVENRLFLCDVTARTLHRGMALLGIRTPERL; encoded by the coding sequence ATGGCCCCGGTCACATCCCTCAGCGACTCCGTCAACAAGCAGCTCGCCGACGCCCTCGCTTCCGCCCTCCCGGAAGCCGACGGAGTCGACCCGCTGCTGCGACGTAGCGACCGGGCCGACTTCCAGGCGAACGGCATTCTGGCGCTCGCCAAGAAGGCGAAGGCGAACCCTCGTGACCTGGCGACGCAGGTCGTCTCCCAGGTGGTCACCGGTGACGTGATCAAGGACATCGAAGTCTCGGGCCCCGGCTTCCTGAACGTGACGATCACGGACAAGTCGATCACCGAGAACCTCGCGGCCCGGTACGCCGACCCGGACCGTCTCGGCGTACCCCAAGCGGAGCGTCCCGGCACCACGGTCATCGACTACGCCCAGCCGAACGTGGCGAAGGAGATGCACGTGGGCCACCTGCGCTCCGCGGTGATCGGCGACTCGGCGGCCCAGCTCCTGGAGTTCACCGGCGAGACCGTGGTCCGGCGCCACCACATCGGCGACTGGGGCACCCAGTTCGGCATGCTCATCCAGTACCTGGACGAGCACCCGCACGAGCTGGACCACAAGGAGGGCGAGGACCTCCAGCAGTCCGGCCAGGCGGCGATGTCGAACCTCGACCGGCTGTACAAGGCGGCGCGGCGGAAGTTCGACGCGGACGAGGAGTTCAAGACCCGCGCCCGGCGCCGGGTGGTCGACCTGCAGTCCGGCGACCCGCACACCCTCGCCACGTGGCAGAAGTTCGTGGACGAGTCGAAGATCTACTTCTTCTCCGTCTTCGAGAAGCTGGACATGGAGATCCGCGACCCCGACATCGTCGGCGAGTCCGGCTACAACGACATGCTCGCGGAGACCTGCCGCCTGCTGGAGGAGTCGGGCGTCGCGGTCCGCTCCGAGGGCGCGCTGTGCGTGTTCTTCGACGACATCAAGGGCCCGGACGGCAACCCGGTCCCGCTGATCGTGCAGAAGTCGGACGGCGGCTACGGCTACGCGGCCACCGACCTCTCCGCGATCCGCGACAGGGTCTTCAACCTCAAGGCGAACCGCCTCGTCTACGTCGTCGATGCCCGTCAGTCGCTGCACTTCAAGATGGTCTTCGAGACGGCACGCAGGGCGGGCTGGCTGGGCGATGTCTGGCTGGACGACGACGTGAAGGCGTACCAGCTCGCCTTCGGCACGGTCCTCGGCAAGGACGGCAAGCCGTTCAAGACGCGTGAGGGCGAGACGGTCCGGCTGGTGGACCTGCTGGACGAGGCGATCGACCGCGCCACGGCCGTCGTACGGGAGAAGGACACCCTCGGTCAGCTCTCCGAGGAGGAGATCGCCGAGCGGGGTGCCCAGGTGGGCATCGGCGCGGTGAAGTACGCGGACCTGTCGACGTCGGCGAACCGGGACTACAAGTTCGACCTGGACCAGATGGTCTCGCTGAACGGCGACACGTCGGTCTACCTGCAGTACGCCTACGCCCGTATCCAGTCGATCCTGCGCAAGGCCGGCGACGTACGGCCCGCCGCGCACCCGGAGCTGGAGCTGCACCCGGCGGAGCGGGCCCTGGGTCTGCACGTGGACGGGTTCGCGGAGACGGTGGCCGAGGCGGCCGCGGAGTACGCCCCGCACAAGATGGCGGCGTACCTGTACCAGCTGGCGTCGCTGTACACGTCCTTCTACGACAAGTGCCCGGTGCTGAAGGCCGAGACGGCCGAGCAGGTCGAGAACCGCCTGTTCCTGTGCGACGTGACGGCCCGCACCCTGCACCGGGGCATGGCCCTGCTGGGCATCCGGACGCCCGAGCGGCTCTGA
- a CDS encoding peptidoglycan-binding domain-containing protein, whose amino-acid sequence MRSNALTRTVVSLTAVIGLAAGTVAAAGTGFAASQPAAKPAVSAQDVSVLAVNNLGLSTQRAKNWQCWLRDRGYSPGTIDGQLGTNSWKAAQRFLNARGHNAGTVDGVVGPNTIRALQRYLNLFGDIFGYHLDVDGIAGPETRSAFSKFNATGC is encoded by the coding sequence ATGCGTTCGAACGCGTTGACGAGGACCGTCGTCAGCCTCACCGCCGTCATCGGGCTCGCCGCCGGAACGGTGGCGGCCGCGGGCACCGGCTTCGCGGCGTCCCAGCCCGCCGCCAAGCCCGCGGTGAGCGCCCAGGACGTCTCCGTCCTCGCCGTGAACAACCTCGGCCTGAGCACCCAGCGGGCCAAGAACTGGCAGTGCTGGCTGCGCGACCGGGGTTACAGCCCCGGCACGATCGACGGCCAGCTGGGCACCAACAGCTGGAAGGCGGCGCAGCGTTTCCTCAATGCAAGGGGACACAACGCCGGCACCGTCGACGGAGTCGTCGGGCCCAACACGATCAGGGCGCTGCAGCGCTACCTGAACCTCTTCGGCGACATCTTCGGCTACCACCTCGACGTGGACGGGATCGCCGGACCGGAGACCAGGTCCGCGTTCTCGAAGTTCAACGCCACCGGCTGCTGA
- a CDS encoding aminotransferase-like domain-containing protein has product MTVIEPAPRPAPAAVPSLAARTGAVGGSPVRDILAVTARPEVINFAGGLPAPELFDRDAIAAAFRDVLAETPASALQYSTTEGEPSLRTGLAARMSARGLGTDADDLLVTTGSQQGLSLLATALLEPGDTVLVEDPCYLAALQAFGLAGARIVAVPGDADGVDPRALEELVVRERPKLFYTVPTFQNPTGRTLPAERRAAVAEAAARCGVWIVEDDPYGELRYEGERVPWIAACPGAEDRTALLGSFSKVMAPGLRLGWLRAPAALRRACAVAKQAADLHTPTLNQLAAARCLGTLDTHVARVRDVYRERRDAMLAGLATALPEGSTWNRPEGGMFLWARLPRSYDTTELLPEVVRHDVAYVPGAPFYAGEPDRATLRLCFVTQSPQEIGEGLRRLGEGLRG; this is encoded by the coding sequence ATGACCGTCATCGAGCCCGCGCCCAGACCCGCCCCAGCCGCCGTGCCGTCGCTGGCGGCGCGGACCGGGGCTGTCGGTGGTTCGCCCGTGCGGGACATCCTCGCCGTCACCGCCCGGCCCGAGGTGATCAACTTCGCGGGCGGGCTGCCGGCGCCCGAGCTGTTCGACCGGGACGCCATCGCCGCCGCCTTCCGGGACGTGCTCGCCGAGACCCCGGCGTCGGCCCTGCAGTACTCCACGACGGAGGGCGAGCCGAGTCTGCGTACCGGGCTCGCCGCCCGCATGTCGGCGCGAGGGCTCGGGACCGACGCCGACGACCTCCTCGTCACCACCGGCTCCCAGCAGGGGCTGTCCCTGCTGGCCACCGCGCTGCTGGAACCCGGGGACACCGTCCTCGTCGAAGACCCCTGCTATCTGGCGGCACTTCAGGCCTTCGGCCTCGCGGGAGCCCGGATCGTGGCCGTGCCGGGCGATGCGGACGGGGTGGATCCGCGGGCGCTGGAGGAACTGGTGGTGCGGGAGCGGCCGAAGCTCTTCTACACCGTGCCCACCTTCCAGAACCCGACCGGCCGGACCCTGCCCGCCGAGCGCAGGGCGGCCGTCGCCGAGGCCGCCGCACGGTGCGGGGTGTGGATCGTCGAGGACGATCCGTACGGCGAACTGCGCTACGAGGGGGAGCGCGTGCCCTGGATCGCCGCGTGCCCCGGCGCCGAGGACCGTACGGCGCTGCTCGGCTCCTTCTCCAAGGTGATGGCTCCCGGCCTGCGGCTGGGCTGGCTGCGCGCCCCGGCCGCGCTGCGGCGGGCCTGCGCCGTCGCCAAGCAGGCGGCCGACCTGCACACCCCGACCCTCAACCAGCTCGCCGCCGCCCGCTGTCTCGGCACCCTCGACACCCATGTGGCCCGGGTCAGGGACGTCTACCGCGAGCGCCGTGACGCCATGCTGGCGGGGCTGGCGACGGCGCTGCCGGAGGGGTCGACCTGGAACCGGCCCGAGGGCGGCATGTTCCTGTGGGCCCGGCTTCCGCGGTCGTACGACACGACGGAGCTGCTGCCCGAGGTGGTGCGGCACGATGTCGCCTACGTGCCCGGAGCGCCCTTCTACGCGGGCGAGCCGGACCGGGCGACGCTGCGGCTCTGCTTCGTGACGCAGTCGCCGCAGGAGATCGGGGAGGGGCTGCGGAGGCTGGGGGAGGGGTTGCGGGGCTGA
- a CDS encoding DUF3558 family protein, with translation MQRAADRDQHDRRDQRERRARGLRRALVSAAAVPVMLVAAGCSSSDSGSEDKAADSGTKTSASPSDSPSPTVQAAVYKSLPEPCKVLSKKSLEDLVPQAKSGKKGSSDDASTRASCSWSSLDNNGVKGSQFRWLNVSLLRFESDVTRGSGDKLAQDYYETQLGDAKSVSGAKNIKSEPVAGVGDEATAVRYDLKKKEGSFKQETVVARVENVVVTLDYNGAGLAGEKTPSADTLNKLAQKAVKEVVAAVAKENDGGAAGTPSGTPSKSASQSPSKQASSSPSKSASNKS, from the coding sequence ATGCAGCGAGCAGCAGATCGAGACCAGCACGACCGGCGTGACCAGCGCGAGCGGCGGGCGAGGGGCCTGCGCCGCGCCCTTGTCAGCGCGGCAGCCGTCCCCGTGATGCTGGTCGCCGCGGGCTGCTCCTCCTCGGACTCCGGCTCGGAGGACAAGGCCGCCGACAGCGGCACGAAGACCTCGGCGTCGCCGTCCGACAGCCCGTCGCCGACGGTGCAGGCGGCCGTGTACAAGTCGCTTCCGGAGCCGTGCAAGGTGCTGTCGAAGAAGTCGCTGGAGGACCTGGTCCCTCAGGCCAAGTCCGGCAAGAAGGGCTCGTCGGACGACGCGTCGACGCGCGCCTCCTGCTCCTGGAGCAGCCTGGACAACAACGGCGTGAAGGGCTCGCAGTTCCGCTGGCTCAACGTCTCCCTGCTGCGCTTCGAGTCCGACGTCACGCGCGGCTCGGGCGACAAGCTGGCGCAGGACTACTACGAGACGCAGCTCGGGGACGCCAAGTCGGTGTCCGGCGCCAAGAACATCAAGTCGGAGCCGGTCGCCGGGGTGGGCGACGAGGCGACCGCGGTGCGCTACGACCTGAAGAAGAAGGAGGGCTCCTTCAAGCAGGAGACGGTCGTGGCCCGGGTCGAGAACGTCGTCGTCACCCTCGACTACAACGGCGCCGGTCTGGCCGGTGAGAAGACGCCGAGCGCGGACACCCTGAACAAGCTGGCGCAGAAGGCGGTCAAGGAGGTCGTGGCCGCGGTGGCGAAGGAGAACGACGGCGGCGCCGCGGGCACGCCGAGCGGCACCCCCTCCAAGTCGGCGTCGCAGTCTCCCTCGAAGCAGGCGTCCAGCTCCCCGTCGAAGTCAGCGTCGAACAAGAGCTGA
- a CDS encoding peptidoglycan-binding protein yields MSRWAALPAELDPRVRQLVVRLRRLKDHSGLSLRQLAARTGYSQKSWERYLGGRSLPAREAVEALARVAGEDPTRLLALHEVAEEAWGNSRADAEAPTGPEILATDSAEAIGTRSPGRSLRIALVAGAVALVLAVSTAVLLVVRLGGEAEERPTTSRPAAAASATAPAAGATPTYTCRIERIDGRWYAGLSHTRDAIVAYGHAGPMVAEAQCLLRRAGISPGTVDGIFGPKTERAVKQAQRRAELVVDGIIGPHTWKVLRR; encoded by the coding sequence ATGTCGCGTTGGGCAGCGCTGCCCGCGGAACTGGATCCGCGCGTACGGCAACTGGTCGTGCGCCTGCGCCGGCTGAAGGACCACAGCGGTCTGAGCCTGCGGCAGTTGGCGGCGCGGACCGGATACAGCCAGAAGTCGTGGGAACGGTATCTGGGCGGCAGATCCCTGCCCGCCCGGGAGGCCGTCGAGGCGCTGGCCCGGGTGGCGGGCGAGGATCCGACGCGCCTGCTGGCGCTGCACGAGGTCGCCGAGGAGGCGTGGGGGAACAGCCGCGCCGACGCGGAGGCGCCGACAGGGCCGGAGATCCTCGCCACCGACTCCGCCGAGGCCATCGGGACGCGTTCGCCCGGCCGTTCGCTGCGCATCGCGCTCGTGGCGGGAGCGGTCGCGCTGGTGCTGGCGGTCTCCACGGCCGTCCTCCTCGTCGTACGACTGGGCGGCGAGGCGGAGGAGCGGCCCACGACGTCCCGCCCCGCTGCCGCCGCGTCGGCAACCGCCCCGGCCGCGGGGGCGACACCCACGTACACCTGCCGCATCGAGCGGATCGACGGCCGCTGGTACGCGGGCCTCAGCCACACCCGGGACGCCATCGTGGCGTACGGCCACGCGGGGCCGATGGTGGCCGAGGCGCAGTGCCTGCTGCGCCGGGCGGGCATCTCGCCGGGCACCGTCGACGGGATCTTCGGCCCGAAGACGGAACGCGCGGTCAAGCAGGCGCAGCGGCGGGCGGAGCTGGTCGTGGACGGCATCATCGGGCCGCACACCTGGAAGGTGTTACGGCGATGA
- a CDS encoding DUF4253 domain-containing protein, which translates to MATLPNPLPRLASLGLPLPLGGLVQATVDGPWHEPLLWLADDRADPGDWAALGRTAPAVGLLPIVLDVGAGHDGPELWALMPGEMSYPGDHDAEEVLEEFWDECADDDAHWPGLAATETPENAEGADSAPDPESVASDIVDALLDGGGPLKDPRLALVPARRSADIPTAIGWTGPANHESDTGRLSAVLRSWEDRFGIRVVALGFDTLLVSVAAPPTTLAEAEALAAEHLAFCPDNIWQSSDTTLRAYAENRLLNQPAWHFWWD; encoded by the coding sequence ATGGCGACACTTCCGAACCCCCTGCCGAGGCTCGCTTCCCTCGGTCTGCCCCTTCCGCTCGGAGGCCTGGTCCAGGCCACGGTCGACGGGCCGTGGCACGAGCCGCTGCTGTGGCTGGCGGACGACCGGGCGGATCCCGGCGACTGGGCCGCGCTCGGGCGGACGGCACCGGCCGTGGGCCTGCTTCCGATCGTGCTCGACGTCGGCGCCGGCCATGACGGCCCGGAGCTGTGGGCGTTGATGCCCGGCGAGATGTCGTACCCCGGGGATCACGACGCCGAGGAGGTGCTGGAGGAGTTCTGGGACGAGTGCGCGGACGACGACGCGCACTGGCCGGGCCTGGCCGCCACCGAGACCCCCGAGAACGCCGAGGGCGCCGACTCCGCCCCGGACCCGGAATCCGTCGCCTCCGACATCGTGGACGCCCTCCTCGACGGCGGCGGCCCCCTCAAGGACCCGCGTCTCGCCCTGGTCCCGGCCCGCCGCAGCGCCGACATCCCCACGGCGATCGGCTGGACGGGCCCGGCGAACCACGAGAGCGACACCGGCCGGCTGTCCGCGGTGCTCCGCTCCTGGGAGGACCGCTTCGGCATACGGGTCGTGGCGCTCGGCTTCGACACCCTGCTGGTGTCGGTCGCCGCCCCGCCCACCACCCTGGCCGAGGCGGAGGCCCTGGCCGCCGAGCACCTGGCGTTCTGCCCGGACAACATCTGGCAGAGCAGCGACACCACGCTCCGCGCCTACGCCGAGAACCGGCTCCTCAACCAGCCGGCCTGGCACTTCTGGTGGGACTGA
- a CDS encoding helix-turn-helix domain-containing protein, whose amino-acid sequence MTTTPSPERARLAASLRELKGRTGLSLAGLAAKTAFSKSSWDRYLNGRTLPPREAVQELCRLAGEREGRCLALWEIAESEGSGRATAQEARGPTSPSPPDEATPGGSADDDGAMHRRATVVAVLASVCAVAVGGIAAVVLLLPNRGGEPRASLSPPPAVTGPRCQGEVCEGKSAMRMRCAGGPETLGQHRTASGAWLELRYSRECGTSWARMWATRIGDRLDMTASGGEGGDAGADRVRSAEVENGIDAANYVYTSMTVARPGAVVRACFHPAAGGEECFDRRVTR is encoded by the coding sequence ATGACGACGACGCCGTCCCCGGAGCGGGCCCGGCTGGCCGCCTCGTTACGGGAGTTGAAGGGGCGGACCGGTCTGAGTCTGGCCGGGCTCGCGGCGAAGACCGCGTTCAGCAAGTCGTCCTGGGACCGCTACCTCAACGGCAGGACGCTCCCGCCGCGCGAGGCGGTGCAGGAACTGTGCCGGCTCGCCGGGGAGCGGGAGGGGCGCTGTCTGGCCCTGTGGGAGATCGCGGAGTCGGAGGGGAGCGGGCGGGCGACGGCGCAGGAGGCGCGCGGTCCCACGTCGCCCTCTCCTCCCGACGAGGCGACGCCCGGCGGGAGCGCCGACGACGACGGCGCCATGCACCGCAGGGCGACGGTCGTGGCGGTGCTCGCGTCGGTGTGCGCCGTGGCGGTCGGGGGCATCGCCGCGGTGGTCCTCCTGCTGCCGAACCGGGGCGGCGAACCGCGCGCTTCGCTGTCGCCGCCCCCGGCCGTGACCGGGCCGCGCTGCCAGGGTGAGGTGTGCGAGGGCAAGAGCGCCATGCGGATGCGGTGCGCGGGCGGGCCGGAGACCCTCGGCCAGCACCGGACCGCCTCCGGCGCCTGGCTGGAACTGCGTTACAGCCGGGAGTGCGGGACGAGTTGGGCCCGGATGTGGGCGACGCGCATCGGCGACCGGCTCGACATGACGGCGTCCGGTGGCGAGGGCGGCGACGCCGGTGCCGATCGGGTGCGCAGCGCGGAGGTCGAGAACGGCATCGACGCGGCCAACTACGTCTACACCTCCATGACCGTGGCCCGCCCCGGAGCCGTCGTCCGGGCCTGCTTCCACCCGGCCGCGGGCGGCGAGGAGTGTTTCGACAGGCGTGTGACGAGGTGA